In Zingiber officinale cultivar Zhangliang chromosome 3B, Zo_v1.1, whole genome shotgun sequence, a single window of DNA contains:
- the LOC122055949 gene encoding eukaryotic translation initiation factor 3 subunit K-like has translation MGREPQQVSYTVEQLVSVNPYNPDILTELENYVNEQVSSQTYSLDANLCLLRLYQFDPTRLSIAIVVRILIKALMAMPAPDFSLCLFLIPEPVQADEQIKTLIVLSHYLETARFRQFWDEAAKNHSLLEVVPGFEQAIQAYAIHVLSLSYQKVPRPVLAETINIEGLSLDKFIEYHVANSGWVLEKGTGRSQLIVLPRNEFNHPGLKKNSSDGMPFEHITRIFPVLS, from the exons ATGGGAAGAGAGCCGCAGCAGGTCTCCTACACGGTGGAGCAACTCGTATCCGTGAACCCGTACAACCCTGACATCCTTACCGAACTCGAGAACTATGTTAACGAGCAG GTTTCATCTCAAACGTACAGTTTGGATGCTAATCTTTGCCTTCTCCGACTTTATCAG TTTGATCCTACTCGATTAAGTATTGCAATTGTAGTTAGAATTTTGATCAAG GCGCTTATGGCTATGCCAGCCCCAGATTTTAGCCTTTGTCTCTTCCTTATTCCTGAGCCAGTG CAAGCAGATGAACAAATCAAGACACTGATTGTCCTTTCTCACTATCTAGAA ACTGCAAGGTTTCGTCAGTTTTGGGATGAAGCAGCAAAGAACCACAGCTTACTTGAAGTTGTTCCTG GTTTTGAGCAAGCAATCCAAGCTTATGCAATCCATGTCCTCTCCTTGTCTTACCAAAAAGTGCCAAGGCCTGTACTTGCAGAG ACCATTAACATTGAAGGTCTTTCACTGGACAAGTTCATAGAGTACCATGTGGCTAACAGTGGTTGGGTGCTAGAGAAAGGTACTGGTCGATCACAATTGATAGTCCTACCACGCAATGAGTTCAACCACCCAGGGCTAAAGAAGAACTCATCAGATGGCATGCCATTCGAGCACATCACTCGCATCTTCCCCGTTCTCAGCTGA